AGCATGTTGGCTTGTGCCAAAAAAATAATTAAACACCAAATATTACCCAAAAACGTCACCCTAAATTTGGTTTTTTCACGACAAAACACTATTGCTCTGTTTCACATAAAAGTTGTCAAGTATGCTTACGACACTAACACGAACAAccataaaaaatttcagaattttctgAAAACATTTTGTGACATTTTTGAGGTATTGTTCATCTGGGAGCAAATGCTCCCGAGAGTCAAAACCGATTGATTATATACTAGCTCACTTTAAAGTTACATTGTATGACTGCTAGTGGTTGGAGAGCCGGCCCTGTTTAAGAGGAAGTTGTGTGCACGTTTTCATTTAAAAATACATAGGTCTTCGCCTCCATCTAAAAAACATCTCAGAAAAAAAAATCCTCACCTCTATCCAAAAAAGATATAATTTTTTTACCACTGTAGCCTACCAACTAGCGCCATTTTGCATTACCCCCATTAAAAAAATATATGGGACCCTCACCTTCTTCTTaaaaaaacatttaaaaaaatcatcaCCTCCATATAAAAAACAtattccaaaagttttctcaccacGCCCAAGCAGCTTGTGCCACATGGCATAGCTGGTTGGCCGCCCTTCTCCCTACGCTTAATAGGTTTAGTTATGCTTATATTTTTACTTCATTATTCATGCGACTGTCTTGTTAGAAAGTTTAGGACTCTTTTTTTTAGGTTGTGTATCCAAACACTTGATTTGATTTTCAGATTAGATATTTAGATCAAGTTTGCCAGGCTTTACAAATTATTTCTGGCTATGCTATTATGTGTTCATTTGCAAACACCCTACAATGCTAGTATGACGAGGCTACTCCGACATGTGTCCCGTATATCATGCTCGACAACGGTGATACACGGACGGCGTGTTTAGGCCTTGTGTAATGCAAGACGCTTAGAAGGGTGCTTGGAGAAATAAATCAGTCTTTTTTAAGCACTAATACTTATTTGTAAAGGATAGACGTTTAATTAGACATTTCTTCTTTGTATTACATAAGCAATGATGTTTTTAAAAAACCCAATTTATTTTTCTAAACAACATCGTAAGCATATAGCATTGCAGGTGGATTGCAAACACCCTGCGGACTGCTCTCCGCAGACTGGACTAGGTGGACGCAAAATGTTCAGTTGGTGCAACTTGATGGTTAACTGGCCTGGGTGTACGTAGCCAATCCACTTCAGGTTCCAGTGCCCAGCTACGTGAACTGACATGTGACGCCCATGATTCATCCTCACACACACAACCCAGCTCGGTGCATGCCTCTGACCAACCCTCTCGGGGTTATTTTACTGGCCGAAATCACTGTTCTGACCTTGTCAGCGTTTATAGTCACAAACTGAACTCGACGAGAAAGTATTTCGTGATTTGACCCTTTTAGAAACGCCAGGGTCCGTGGCGTTTCCACCCAACATAGAAACGCCGAGCAAGCTAGCGTTTCTGCCCTGGCCCATTGCCAGGCCGAGGACGCGTTGGCTGCTGACGTGGCAGGCTGAAAACACCGACCCAGCTAGCGTTTCTGGAAACGCCATAATCAGTGGCGTTTCTGGTGCAGATATTTTAGGTGGCCGTGGGGCTTTCACCCACCACTCACCACTCACTCTCTTCTCCCCCATTGGCCTATCTCGAGATCTTGCTCTTTTCCCCCTTTGTGTCCCTCACTTAGTCCCTCACAAATTCTTGCAAATCGATTAGGTTGGTCCGTGGATCCGGTGTCATTTCCGTTCGTTGAGGTAACCTCCTTCATCTCACAAATTTGTATTGGTTGGATTTGTCCATTTGGattgatttgttcttgttgttcctAACCCTAGTTTTGAGCATGGATCTATAATGTGATGTTTTGAGTATTGTTGTTCCAATAGTGTTGCATTTTGATGTTGTTGAGCATACCTTATTGTGGGTTATGGCTAATGTTAAgatttagggttagggttatggccaatgttaagatttagggttagggttaggtgttTTGTTAGCAATGTGGTATATTTAGCATTGTACATTTCTTATACTTATGTTACCATTTTTTTAGATGGACAAGATTGTGAATATTCATTATGTTGACAAAGAGGCATTCATGAATGTGGATATTGTTGACAAGTATGAGGAAGTGTTGATATTTCTTGAGACACCTAGTTATGAAGAGGTTGTGGAAGAAACACGGATAAGATTAAAGTGGGTGTATGCAAGTGATCAAGTTGAATTAGTAGGAAGATATGATGTTGGGTCGGCACATAAGTGTCGAATGAAGACAATGCCTATCAAGTCCAATTTGCATTGGGCTGCATATAAGGAGGTTGTTGCATCCTcagaagtcaagtcactcgaagtcTTTGCAAGTAAGGTGGTCAAGGCTCCTCTCTTTCATGTTGACTTGAACCAAACCTTAGTACATGATGTGAACCCGGTTAGTAGTGTGCCGCCTATTGTTGAGTATAAAGTTGAAGCGGAAGCCAATGAGTATCCCCAATATGAGTTCGGAGGTAGTGCACCGATGAAAGATGATGGCGATGACTCCGACGAAGAGTATGAGAGGCACCACAACATTGTTGGTGATGTAGAGGCTGAAGTAAGGCATCAGGACATGGATCCTGACATTATCTATCAGCGTGCTTGTGTGGATGACTCGGATGATGAAGGCCCAGTGAATGAGTTGGACGAGGATGGCTTGACTGCGAAAGAAGCAGAGTGGTACACAAAAATCACCGGTAGGGATCACAAAGTTCCCTTGTTTTGTGATGTTAGCCTTGCAGATAAGGCTATAGTCGATGGTGGCATGAGCAAGACAATTGAGGCTAGACAGTTCCCAAGTAGTACACCCGACGCGATTTCGATGCCATACGTGAGGAAAGGTTTGATGTTcgagcacatgctagaattcaggaTGTGGTTGTGTGAGTACGCTGTCAAACACCACAGGCCTTTCATAGTTGTTCACTGGACTGCAACAAGCGATACACCGTGAAATGTGAGGTAGAAAGATGCAAATGGAAAGTCAATGGAAGACTCATGAAAGATGGTTGGTGGAAGATAACTAGTTGCGAAGCCACTCACCAATGCACACCGCCGACCGTAGAAGCATGGAAGACACACCGTCAACTAACATCAGAATTCATTGGTTATAAATACCAGAAACATATAGCCGAGGATCCAACCATTAAAGTGAAGTTGTTGATGTGTTGGATTGAAGATAAATTCGGATATAAGGTCAAGTACGGAAAGACATGGAAGGCCAAGCAAGTCGCTCTCAGAATGTTGTATGGTGGATGGGAAGAGGCTTACAGCATGCTACCCAGGTTGCTGGGAGCGATGTCGTACAGAAACCCAGGAATGTACCACTACGTCCAAGATATTGAAGGAGTGTTCCGTCGTGCCTTTTGGACGTTTGGCCCATGCATTGCAGCTTTTGAGCATTGTCGATCGGTTTTGTCTATAGATGGGACATTCTTGACAGGGAAATACAAGGGCACACTCATGATAGCAATGGCACATGATGCTAACGATCAGGTGTTGCCTGTGGCATTTGCTTTGGTCTCCATGGAGAACCAAGACAACTGGGAATGGTTCATGAGACTTGTTAGGAGCACGGTCATTCCTCCGAAtagggaggtatgcatcatatccgatCGGCACCAAGGCATATTTAAGGTCGTGGATATTCATATTCCAGGTCATGCGAGGCTTCACCACCGATGGTGTATGAGGCACTTCGTTGCAAACTTTTACAGGGCTTGTAAGAACAAGGATCTTTGCAAGGATCTTAACTCCGCATGTGTAGCCTTCTCCGTTAAGTCATTCACGACACGCTTGAACAAAATCTATGAGAAGGCAAACGAAGGTGGGAAAGATTTCTTAGAAAGGAATATTGATGAGAGACACAAGTGGTCACAGGCATGTGACGAAGGAGGCATGAGATATGGTGACATGACAAGCAATCTAGTTGAGTGCTTCAACTTTGTCTTGAAGGGTGCACGTTAGTTGCCGGTGACGGCAATAGCGAAATATACCTTTTACAAGCTGAATGAGTATTTTTTGAAGCACTCCGACAAAATCGACAAGTTGATTGCTGATAGTGAGAAGCCTCCCAATGAAATTTATCCAAAGAAGGTTGCCGAGTGGCTAGAGTTTCAGAGAGACAAGTCAGCCATCCAGCGAGTCACTTGTTTCGATAATGTAGAAATGAAATACCAAGTGAATGAGCCAGGTGGGACAACTAGAGATGGACAATCATATGGTGGTCGCTCATTTACGGTGGCTCTTAGGACAAGACATTGCACTTGTGAGCGGCCTAGTAAGTACCACTGGCCATGCTCACACATGATGTCGGCGGCCCGCATCAGGAATGTGGATATCTCCGATGGAGTAGTTGCGAGGTTGCATGAATTCAATTTGCAAACTCATAAGTTAACATGGGCGTCTAGATTCCACCCTTTTCTGGACGCATCGCAGTGGCCAGAGTATCACGGTCCTAATATTAGGCCCGATCCGGAGATGATGGTGCAACCCAAGGGTAGAAGGAGAACAAAGCGATATAGGAATGATATGGATGACCTCATGAGCACCAGAGAATTTGGTAGTGGACATTTCATGGAGCCATGTGATAGGAACCAATGCGGTGGTTGCAATGAAACGACACACAACAAAAGGACTTGCAAAACAAAcaaaacttcaaaagggcacaatgCTTCTTCAAGTGGTGGCCGAGGTTCCGGTGATGGCCTTGGTGGTGGCCGAGGTTCCGGTGATGGACTTGGTGGTGGCCGAGGTTCCGGTGGTGGCCTTAGTGGTGGCCGAGGTTCCGgtggtggccttggtggtggccgaggttccggtggtggccttggtggtggccgAGGTTCCGGTGGCCGAGGTTCCGGTGGTGGCCGAGGATCCAGGGGTGGTCGTGGTCGAGGACGAATTACCGGTGATGGTGCTCGTGGTAGGGGTAGAGGTTCGGGTGGTGGTAGAGGAGGTTTCATGGGTAGAGGCCGTGGTAATGCTAGAGGAATGTTTGGATACCTAGATGGACCATTTCCGTACGTGGCTACATTTCATAATTATTTTCATGTCTCCCAATATTACTTTCATGTTGTTTTTGTCCTTACTAACTAATGTCTTGCAATTTTTCATAGGTATGGCGGCTTCTCAACCCAACAAGGCAACAATGAAGGGGCTTGAGGATGGCGAAGGTGAGATGGCGGGATGGTGGGAGAAGGCTGCGAAGAAGCTTAGAGAGGAGGATGCAGCCAAgctaaagaagaagaaggaagaggaacttgagaagaagaggaaagaattAGAGAGAGCGAGAAATGCGATGTATGCTAGGGAGCAAGCGTTGGTGAGGAAATATGAGGAGGCACAGAAAAAGCGTCAAAAGGATTTTGTAGAAAAAACCTTGAAGCTTTGGGCAATTGCAGATGAAAAAGAGAGAGGGAGAATCAGATATTCATGGAGAGGGTGGTCAAGGAGGCTCACCTCATAAGGAaaagggaggaagaagaagaagaagaagagaggaagaagaagaagggaaaggggccTTGCTCTACACAATAGAGCAATGATGTAAACTGTGCCATGCTTTGGACCTTCGTGTGCATTTCATCTTGAACCTTCTTGTTTCCTAGACTCCTTTATGTGGTGAACTATGTGTACTCTAAATTGCTTTGGACTCCTCTATGTGTACTCCTTTATGTGTTGAACTATGTGATATCACAATTGCTTTGGACTTCTCTATGTATACTCCTTTATGTGATGTCACAATTGCTTTGGACTCCTCTATGTTTACTCCACAAAAGGCTTTGGAGTTTGTTTTGACACCCTGTTATGACAGCAACGCCAAACAAATGGGCGTTTCTATATACACCCGAAACGCCAACTACCCTGGCATTTCCACCCTACAACGAAACGCTCTGCCTGGCTTGGCGTTTTTGGAAGACAGAGGCTGGCTGGGACATGTTCACTAAACGTTGCCGCTCACCCCAGAAACGCCAATGTCCATGGCGTTTCCACCCTACAATAAAACACCCTCCGTGGGATGGCGTTTCTTTAAGACAGAGGCTGGTTGGGCCATGTTCACGAAACGTTGCCGCTCACACCTGAAACGCCAATGTCCATGGCGTTTCCACCCTACAACAAACGCCCTCCGTGGGTTGGCGTTTCTTTAAGACAGAGGCTGGTTGGGCCATGTTCACGAAACGTTGCCGCTCACACCTAAAACGCCATTGTCCTTGGCGTTTCCGAGCCACAGTTAAACGTCGTTGTCCTTGGTGTTTCTTCCCTGTTATGCAGAACACAGCAAACCCGGCTGCCCATGTCCATTCCATCACAGATAGCAAaggtacaacaacagttttcacaaTATAATGCCAAGTACAGCAACAGTATAGCAATGAGACATATTTTTCGGCAACGAACTTAACATGATCCAGCTTACATAATAATTACCAAGTCTTGCTAACATAGAACTAAGAAGTCCATCAGACATAAAACATAAGAAGTTCATCACATATAGAACTAACAAGTTTGCTCCATCTGAAACGCTCACTACATTTCTAGTTCACCACATATATAACTAACAAGTTCGCATTAGTCATCACTTCACTTCTTGCCTCTTTTTGCAGCCATCTTCCCCCTGTTGACGTAGCTCTCTGGAGTGTTCTGCCATCTAGGACGTCGGATGGTTCTTGAGCTAACTCGGCGTGCTTCTTCAGAAGGCTGAGAAGGTTGAGTTGGCGGTGGAGCATCTTCCATCTGCGAAGCCGCAAGCTCCACATAGTCCGGATCCGCATCGTAGTCtgtctcctcctcttcatcttcctgtTCATCAATCCGTGCTCGGCTCGAAGAAGCACCTGCTCGGTTGGAAGATGGACGAGCGGAAGAAGCGCGTGATTGGCTCGAAGATGGATGAGCGGAAGACAGCACATCCATTCTATACTGAGCACGTGCACGCACATCCGTGGATGAACCGCCATGGCAAGAAAGTAAAGCGGCTAGTGTTCGGCAATGATTCACAACCTTCTGCAGAGGCAAAGACATTGATATGTAAATATGCAAAAATAGTTCACATGACACATGTTCATATTAAGAGGGCCTCTAACCTGTAGAGTACTCCTAATGAGAATGTCTGTTTCTCTACCAGGTGCGCGGCCAAGCACCACATTACtatcattgatacatctccatagCTCCGTGTCCTGAATAAAATTTAAGTGACACACCACTCATGAAGAAATGTCACATGTTCAAAAAAGAGACAAAAAGACATACCACTCGGTCATGCAGAGGGCCATAATCTAGGTGCGCTCCAATGGTCTCCCTAATAGAGTTGTTGAATGCACCATCAGCAGCCTCACTTGGCATTACTTCCAAGCAATCGACACGAGTCCAAGCACCCTTAAGGATAACTCTGTACTCTTTGTGAAGCCACTCCAAATGTCTTAAATATGCCCCCTCATCGTTGTCAGGTGTGTGATCATCTTCAATTCGGGCATTCCTTTGAGCATTCCACATGTCTACCCACATAAGATGGTGATCCTCCCAATTAATGACATTCTTGTTGTGTTGCTGGCTCGTCCTACAAAGTATGAGAAGTATCGGCATCATTTTCATTTTTCCGTGGTTACACATTGATCAACATATGGTATAAGAAACTCTCACCTATGTAGCACCACACTTGTCTCAACATACTCCGGCGGGGTGCGTTGTTGTACTCCAAATTGCTTCGAAACACGATGTGGAAGATGCCACTCCACCGCAAAAAAGCATATCATGGGGCAACGCACACGCCAAAGATGTTGGTCATGAAGGCACATATTGCTCAAAGGGAACTGCCTAAGTACCATGTACGGCCTCCAATTAACCTACATCACAACATGTCACTAGCTCATGCACAACAAAAAAACTGTAATGATGGCAAGGGATTTGATAATTACCTGGTTGTAAGTAAGCATGTCAAGCTCCCTTATGTATGCCTTATACCGCCCCATGGCGGCGATACTCGACACTTGGACATTAGCCCAAGTGTATGCGATAGTGGGATATCGCTCCTCATCCCCGTCAAAAGGCCACTCCCAAGGTTCTTCCGGAGCAATAGTGAAGTTACGGCCCACAGGGATACGCTCCCACATCCAAATTTGTAGGGCCCAAACAAAACCACCAAGACAAGATTTCGGCTTACTCCTCATACATGCTCCGTCCAACTGCACATTTTTACACACATTAAACAATCATAGGAAAAAATTTCTTTCATATAATGAGAATGCATCAAATTATCATTACCTGACGGTACAAGAAGGCTAGTGCCGCCGACCCCCAACTCCACTTGACATCCCAGTTACGAAGAGGGTCCAAGAACATCCACGAGGCTGTGTCTCCCGTGCCGTCAGGAAACGCCACTTGGGTCAAAAGATTCCATAAGTAAGCCCTGGCGTACCTCTCCACAACAGCCGGACTGGCATTCTCTGGGCACTCGTAAAAATGTTCTTGTAGCCACAAGAACAAAACACCAGATGGCCTAGGATCCTTCTTTGTTTCATGAATCCACGGGGGAGGTTCAACACCAACCAAACCTGCAACCCTTTGTCGCCACCCCTCAGACCTCACCTTCCCGGTAAGAGCCCTGCCCTCGATCGGAAGACCGGAGATCATCGCAATATCCTCCAAAGTAACGGTCATCTCACCAAGAGCAAGGTGAAAAGAGTGCATCTCCGGTCTCCAACGGTCCGTAAGGGCGGTAATGGCCGTCGAGTTCAGCCATGGTGGTGTGCCTTTAAAGTTGAGCACAAACTAGAGAAGATCCATTCTTCTAAAATAAGGCTCGTAGCGACGGTCATACCTCAAGGACTCACGTGGGTTGTGGCCTCTCAAACGAAGTACTGGAGGAACCTACAAATAACACACGCACAATTTATATACTTCTCTAAACTACTCACAATATGAGAATCAACAATGTAGATACATAATTACCTCCCCTCTTTCCACTAGCACATCACGATGCTTCTCCTCGTAATAATCATCAAGGCCGGGATATTTATCCGGCTCAAACATCCTACAAAATAAGGTCAATGGATTTATTATAATATATGCTTAAAATTATGACCACATCATATATAAAATCGTGTGAGAACTACTACAAATTATCCCAAAGATACATTACCAACACCAATTCTTTTCAACCTATTTTATCCTAAAAAATCTATCACAACTAATTATTAACAAATAATAGGCTCAACTTAATCCAAAAAAATGGTCTCTCTCTAAATCCAATAATAAACAAGTTAACTAAGAATACTTAAACACAAGGAGTATATGTCTTCTTTTTTAAACATAATGTAACCAAAATATTCATCAAACAAATCATTAATAACTCATCTTAGGGTTCCATCATGTTTGAAAAAATACATCTACAATAGCCAATCTTGACTGAAAATAAATGGAGGATTGGGAGGAGAATACCTCAAGCAACTCGGGGATGCTCCGATCTCCTTGTTTTGATGATTAAAATAGCAGGTCTGGGGAAGATTTGGTgaagaagagggagggggcggccgcCAGTTCGTTATCGAGAAGGAACTGCTCGACCGGGGGAGTGGGCTGGGTTAGGCCCCCGCGGACCGCGCGCGTTACTTAATCCTGGTCAGAAACGCCAAGGACCTTGGCGTTTTAAGCATGCCACGTCAGCGAAAACAGCGGGTTCAGACTGACTATGGGCCAGGTCAGAAACGCTAGCTGCCTCGACGTTTGAGTGTTGGCTTGAAACGCTAGCTTGCTCGGCGTTTCTATGTTAGGTGGAAACACCGCGGACCCTGACGTTTCTAAAATGGTCAAATCACAAAATACTTTCTTATCGAGTTACTATAAATGCTGATAAGGTCAGAACAGTGATTTCGGCCTATTTTACTTGTTCACTCATCTCCTCGGACCCCTCACCCCTGCACGCTCTTGTCTCCTCCACCCTCCCCTCCCTCCCCTCTCCGCGAGAGCACCTGCGCGGCCGGCAATGGCCTCCGCCCGCCTCGTAGCCCTCGCGGCATTGGCAGTCGTGTGCCGCTCTCTGTTGGGCCTGGCCTCCGCGGCGGACGACGGAGAAGTGCGGGCGCTGCTGGAGCTCAAGGCGGCGCTGGACCCGACGGGGCGCCTGCTGCCGTCGTGGGCGCCCGGGCGGGACCCTTGCGCCCGGGGCGGGTTCGAGGGCGTCGCGTGCGACGGCAGCGGCGCCGTCGCCAACGTCTCGCTGCAGGGGAAGGGCCTGGCCGGGACGCTCTCCCCGGCCGTTGCCGGCCTCCGCGCGCTCACCGGCCTGTACCTCCACTACAACGCGCTCCGCGGCGGCGTGCCCCGGGAGCTCGGCAGGCTCACACGGCTCACCGATGTCTACCTCAACGTCAACAACTTGTCCGGGCCCATCCCGGCCGAGATCGGCGCCATGGCCTCGCTGCAAGGTGAGCCAAGTCAGAGCTCCGCGTCTTCCCTTTACGATTCTTGCTTGCCTAGCTAGTTGCATGTGGCGCCGTGGGGCGTGGACTCTGCCATTGCCGCGGCTACATTATTGCTTGGATTGATTCGATTCGTTCCGTTGTATTCCAGTCCAGTCTCCTCTGCTGCCTAGCGTCCCATGATCCTAAAACGAGTTCTTGGATTTGATTGACGCTTCTTGGCTGATATCTAGTACTGCTATAGTGCTATATGATTTGGTCATCGATTGATTTACTGCACTTCTTGGTTTGTTTGCCCCCTCTAACTGCTGTTAATGTTGATGTgtcgaaaacaaaaaaaaagtgctGCAGCTGTGCTACAATCAGCTGACCGGGAGCATCCCCACGCAGCTGGGGCTACCGAACAGGCTCACCGTGTTGGCTCTGCAGTCCAACCACCTGAACGGCGCCATCCCTGCCAGCCTCGGCGACCTGCCGGAGCTGAGGCGGCTGGACTTGAGCTTCAACCACCTCTTCGGCTCCATCCCAGTGAGGCTGGCCAGGCTGCCTCAGCTCGCCGCTCTCGATGTTAGGAACAACTCGCTCACCGGCAGCGTGCCCTCCGGTAAGTAATCTACGAGTCCATTCTTTGAACAATTAATGCCTGCTCCGCTCAGTCTCAGTCAGTAAGGAGTCAGTTTGATTTGGTCGCTTCCCAGAACTGGCCAAGCTGGAGGGTGGATTCCAGTACGGGAACAACAGTGATCTGTGCGGCACCGGGCTCCCCGATCTCCGTCCGTGCACTCCGGCGGACCTCATCGACCCCGACAGGCCCCAGCCGTTCAGCGCTGGTATCGCGCCGCAGATCACGCCGGACGGGGCCCGCGGGCATTGCAGCGGCACCCACTGCCCCCCTTCCACCAAGGCGCTGGCGGCCGTCGTCGTTGTCGCGGTGATCCTTCTGGCGGCGACAGCGGCCGGTCTCTTGGCCTTGTCGTGGCACAGGTGGCGCAAGCAGAGGACGGCCGCAGGCGCACCTCCGATGACCACCGTGGGCGGCCGGTGCAGCACAGAGGGCGAGGAGAGCAAGGAATCGTTCCGCAAGAGCGCGTCGTCAACGCTGGTGAGTCTGGAGTACTCCAACGGCTGGGACCCGCTGGCCGACGGGCGGAGCGGCGTGGGGTTCTCGCAGGAGGTGTCCCCGAGCCTCCGGTTCAACATGGAGGAGGTGGAGTCGGCGACGCAGTACTTCTCGGAGCTGAATCTCCTGGGAAAGAAAAACTCCAAGTCCAAGGGTGGCGCCGGAAGCAGCTTCGCGGCCACGTACAGGGGCACGCTGCGCGACGGCACGCCCGTCGTGGTCACCCGGCTGGGCAAGACCTGCTGCAAGCAGGAGGAGGCGGAGTTCCTCAAGGGCCTCAAGCTGCTCGCCGAGCTCCAGCACGACAACATCGTGGGGCTGAGGGGGTTCTGCTGCTCCAGGGCCAGGGGAGAGTGCTTCCTGGTGCACGACTTCGTGCCCAACGGGAGCCTGTCGCACTTCTTGGACGTtgcaggagaagacggcggcggcggtgctctcgGGCATGGCGGCCGCGTCCTTGAGTGGTCCACGAGGGTGTCCATCATCAAGGGCATTGCTAAAGGTATGTCCCTCTCTGTCACTGTCTAGCTATCAGTTATCAAACACTGCTAGAGTGCTAGGGCTAGCGTGCTAACGACCAAATATTTCTGCATTCGTACTGTACTGTCAAAAAACCCTGCCTGAGAAGCACAAGGCTGGCATGCATCATTTGGCAGAATGCATACATGCCCAATCAGTTTCTCAGTTCATCAATACTCTACTAGGACTGTCCTGGTTGTTCACATGTTTCCGGTAGTCACATTCGGAACTGTGTAGCTGTAGGTACTCATAGCCCTGCTTGCTTTTCTTTAGAAAGGAGGAAAACCCCTTCCCTCTCCATcatcatcatggtgatgcacatagccatatttattactccctccgtcccataacgtAAGACGTTTTTTTTATGCTAAGAGTAGAACATAAGTACCATCATCTAGAACACTCAAAATCatcctaagtactccctctgtaaagaaatataacatcttttagatcaggtaaagaaatataagacctCCTAGATCACTATAAATTAGAAACATATGCcatcatccaaaccggttgaatctAACTCGTGctactccccccgttcctaaatataagtctttttagagatttcaatataaactacatacggatgt
The Triticum dicoccoides isolate Atlit2015 ecotype Zavitan chromosome 3A, WEW_v2.0, whole genome shotgun sequence genome window above contains:
- the LOC119268246 gene encoding protein NSP-INTERACTING KINASE 3-like; this translates as MASARLVALAALAVVCRSLLGLASAADDGEVRALLELKAALDPTGRLLPSWAPGRDPCARGGFEGVACDGSGAVANVSLQGKGLAGTLSPAVAGLRALTGLYLHYNALRGGVPRELGRLTRLTDVYLNVNNLSGPIPAEIGAMASLQVLQLCYNQLTGSIPTQLGLPNRLTVLALQSNHLNGAIPASLGDLPELRRLDLSFNHLFGSIPVRLARLPQLAALDVRNNSLTGSVPSELAKLEGGFQYGNNSDLCGTGLPDLRPCTPADLIDPDRPQPFSAGIAPQITPDGARGHCSGTHCPPSTKALAAVVVVAVILLAATAAGLLALSWHRWRKQRTAAGAPPMTTVGGRCSTEGEESKESFRKSASSTLVSLEYSNGWDPLADGRSGVGFSQEVSPSLRFNMEEVESATQYFSELNLLGKKNSKSKGGAGSSFAATYRGTLRDGTPVVVTRLGKTCCKQEEAEFLKGLKLLAELQHDNIVGLRGFCCSRARGECFLVHDFVPNGSLSHFLDVAGEDGGGGALGHGGRVLEWSTRVSIIKGIAKGIGYLHSTRANKPPLVHQNISADKVLVDYTYKPLISGSGLHKLLVDDLVFSTLKASAAMGYLAPEYTTVGRFSEKSDVYAFGVIVFQILTGKSKTMQLPFESGNVHDLIDGNMKGCYSATEAAKLAKIALVCTSENPEQRPNMEELLQELDTL